From the Danio aesculapii chromosome 9, fDanAes4.1, whole genome shotgun sequence genome, one window contains:
- the srpx gene encoding sushi repeat-containing protein SRPX gives MDTWMCVYMIVGLQLSGSFAYDGSGYWPYTDDEDVRYTGVPWCAPVKVKHGHVGCQTPRGERYKNVLGARCKIRCKTGYELHGSSEIVCMVSKQWSGNYACREVRCPKLNMPSNGGFKCTDGSYFNSRCQFFCSPGYTLRGDHSATCQSSRTWSGGNSVCNDVDPPVIKCPNVKEKTAEPGKLTAKVTWDTPEGKDAADGILTDVILKGKPPGSYFPEGNHKLSYTVFDRAENKATCRFNVRVRVRRCTPLSVPDNGWMKCDSAGDNYGATCEFRCLGGYDLKGSAARVCQFNMEWSGLETSCTPMNINVGVRSAAALLDQFYEKRRLLIISAPSAANHYYRFQMTNLQHAQCGLDLRHVTVIELVGVYPAQIGRIRHRLIAPGLALQLRLLLQLSQNSFSMVLLDKQGVDKQRYTFPITAAEIFTTIDTIPLRTEEAMLQKEAGQSC, from the exons GCTCTGGATACTGGCCTTACACTGATGATGAAGATGTGCGATACACAG GTGTGCCGTGGTGCGCCCCGGTGAAAGTCAAACATGGTCATGTCGGCTGCCAGACGCCACGTGGAGAGCGTTATAAGAATGTTCTTGGAGCAAGGTGTAAGATCCGCTGTAAGACGGGCTACGAGCTGCACGGCAGTAGTGAGATCGTCTGTATGGTCAGCAAACAGTGGTCAGGAAACTACGCCTGCAGAG aagtcCGCTGTCCTAAACTAAACATGCCTTCTAACGGAGGTTTCAAGTGTACAGACGGGTCCTACTTCAACTCGCGCTGCCAGTTTTTCTGCTCACCAGGATACACACTCAGAGGAGACCACAGTGCTACCTGCCAAAGCAGCAGAACATGGAGCGGCGGCAacagtgtgtgcaatg ATGTGGATCCTCCAGTTATCAAGTGTCCTAATGTAAAGGAGAAGACTGCTGAACCAGGGAAACTCACTGCCAAAGTCACATGGGACACACCTGAGGGCAAAGATGCGGCAGATGGCATTTTAACAGA TGTTATTCTGAAAGGAAAGCCTCCAGGCTCATACTTCCCAGAAGGGAATCATAAATTATCATACACTGTGTTTGACCGTGCGGAGAACAAGGCGACCTGCAGATTTAATGTCAGAGTGAGAG TGCGTCGCTGTACCCCTCTGTCTGTCCCTGACAATGGCTGGATGAAGTGTGACAGTGCGGGTGATAATTACGGGGCCACATGTGAATTCCGCTGTCTGGGAGGATACGATCTGAAGGGCAGTGCTGCCAGAGTCTGCCAGTTTAACATGGAGTGGTCCGGCCTGGAGACTTCATGCACTC ccATGAATATTAATGTTGGAGTGCGGTCAGCAGCTGCATTACTGGACCAGTTCTATGAGAAACGCCGCCTGTTGATAATCTCCGCCCCCTCGGCTGCCAATCACTACTACAGGTTCCAGATGACTAATTTACAG CATGCGCAGTGTGGTCTGGACCTGAGGCACGTGACAGTGATTGAGCTGGTTGGAGTTTATCCTGCTCAGATCGGCCGCATCAGACACAGACTCATCGCCCCAGGACTCGCTTTACAACTCAG GTTACTGCTGCAGTTGTCCCAGAACTCATTCAGCATGGTGCTCCTGGATAAACAGGGTGTGGATAAACAACGCTACACTTTCCCCATCACAGCAGCTGAGATCTTCACCACCATCGACACGATTCCCCTCCGCACCGAAGAGGCCATGCTACAGAAAGAGGCTGGACAGAGCTGCTAG